A genomic stretch from Seriola aureovittata isolate HTS-2021-v1 ecotype China chromosome 13, ASM2101889v1, whole genome shotgun sequence includes:
- the trappc12 gene encoding trafficking protein particle complex subunit 12 codes for MDSGEAPAQRPVTLDITVEDVNKDTPAPLEPTSSQTPSRDSILPQEDSIDLGGEFATPQEDSNATPSESLMDKLNDQMMESVMISDSPNNSEENDVAPIDSFLDGVEEEEEEEEEDAGETSGDKEEQSDTALNTTEIKVSVEEQVKDGSEEEVEEDTKKQTDTQEQVTTDASPPGDAQSPSGLKSEEPAPQAVRGTSLKVEPVPVCTIFSHGSQPKSLVPDGFQPTLIKSPSFSMGSGGVSDEAVTPSKLTAPLVCQPSPSLSKFFTDNGQANPASDFFDSFTVPSSFISVSNPNAEITPGSPAPIAPTPDCQLSSTSSSISTSGGPLDSSTLTHSTVFCPGPTDTTTTNTQPPPPQIVPAPTQAPTTAPATQPQPFNQLQAVFSGNDDPFATALSLSEVDRRHDAWLPSEETRKMLISVATQQYSPAYTETNRLTMPGLKFDNLQGDAVKDLMLRFLGEQAAMKRQVLTANSVEQSFTGLKQLVTSKNWRAAVDLTGRLLTAHGQGYGKAGQPTSHTTDSLQLWFVRLALLTKLNLFQNAELEFEPFGNLDHPDLYYEYYPTVYPGRRGSMVPFSMRLLHAELPQYLAKPQEAVDRLHNLKTVCLTILENLEKGLAEDGSMITLTRENRQASLKLWQSRLSRVMYSMANCLLLMKDYVLAVETYHSIIQYEPQQRVQLLSGIGRIFLQIGDVKTAERYFQDVEEACQMKGSQSSHTTCMLMNRAFVYLSQNNYAEAHASFTEVLKIDPKNPVANNNAAVCLLYLGRLKESLGQLEGLVQQDPALYLHESVLFNLTTMYELESSRSTQKKQALLEAVACREGDSFNTQCLKLV; via the exons ATGGATAGTGGGGAGGCTCCTGCTCAGCGCCCAGTCACCTTGGACATCACAGTGGAGGATGTAAACAAGGACACTCCAGCTCCCCTGGAGCCAACCTCCAGTCAGACCCCTTCCAGAGACAGCATCCTACCCCAGGAAGACAGCATCGACTTAGGCGGGGAGTTTGCCACCCCACAGGAGGACAGCAATGCCACACCATCAGAAAGCCTGATGGACAAGCTCAACGACCAGATGATGGAGAGTGTCATGATTTCTGACTCACCCAATAACAGTGAGGAGAATGATGTGGCTCCCATTGACTCTTTTCTGgatggagtggaggaggaggaggaggaggaggaggaggatgcaggAGAGACCTCAGGAGACAAAGAGGAACAAAGTGACACTGCACTAAATACAACTGAAATTAAAGTTTCAGTGGAGGAACAGGTGAAAGATGGTTCTGAAGAGGAAGTAGAAGAGGACACaaagaagcagacagacacacaagagCAAGTCACAACCGATGCTTCACCCCCAGGTGATGCACAGAGTCCATCTGGTCTTAAAAGTGAGGAACCAGCACCACAGGCAGTCAGAGGGACTAGTCTGAAAGTCGAGCCTGTACCAGTGTGCACCATATTCAGCCACGGCAGCCAGCCAAAGTCTTTGGTTCCTGACGGTTTCCAGCCTACTCTCATCAAGTCCCCCAGCTTTAGCATGGGGAGCGGTGGGGTAAGCGATGAGGCAGTGACCCCCAGCAAGCTGACAGCCCCCCTTGTGTGCCAGCCCAGCCCCAGCCTCAGTAAGTTCTTCACTGACAATGGACAGGCCAATCCAGCTTCTGACTTCTTTGATTCCTTTACTgtcccctcctccttcatctccgTTTCAAACCCCAATGCAGAGATCACTCCAGGCAGCCCTGCGCCCATAGCCCCTACCCCTGACTGCCAGCTCTCTTCCACTTCTTCATCCATCTCCACCTCCGGGGGGCCTTTGGACTCTAGTACTCTCACCCATAGCACAGTGTTTTGCCCTGGCCCTACCGACACAACAACCACTAACACCCAACCTCCTCCACCCCAAATAGTCCCAGCTCCTACTCAAGCTCCCACTACAGCCCCTGCCACTCAGCCGCAGCCCTTCAACCAGCTCCAAGCTGTATTCTCTGGCAACGACGATCCGTTTGCGACAGCATTGAGCCTGAGTGAGGTGGACAGGCGCCATGATGCCTGGCTGCCATCTGAGGAGACCAGGAAGATGTTGATCTCTGTGGCCACCCAGCAATACAGCCCAGCCTACACAGAGACCAACAGACTTACCATGCCTGGACTCAAGTTCGACAACCTGCAG gGTGATGCTGTGAAAGACCTAATGCTTCGTTTCCTGGGAGAGCAGGCAGCCATGAAGCGTCAAGTTCTCACTGCCAACTCTGTGGAGCAGTCCTTCACAGGCCTCAAACAGCTCGTC ACCAGTAAGAACTGGCGGGCTGCGGTAGATCTGACGGGCCGGCTGCTGACAGCTCATGGTCAGGGATACGGAAAGGCTGGCCAGCCAACCTCCCACACCACCGACTCACTGCAG ctCTGGTTTGTGCGACTGGCTCTTCTCACCAAGCTGAACCTCTTCCAAAACGCTGAGCTGGAGTTTGAACCCTTTGGCAATCTGGATCATCCAGACCTCTACTATGAGTACTATCCCACTGTTTACCCTGGGAGGAGAG GCTCCATGGTGCCGTTCTCCATGCGGCTGCTGCATGCCGAGCTTCCCCAGTACCTGGCCAAGCCCCAGGAAGCTGTGGACCGCCTGCACAATCTCAAAACCGTCTGCCTCACT ATTCTGGAGAACTTGGAGAAAGGCTTGGCTGAGGATGGCAGCATGATCACCCTAACACGGGAGAACAGGCAAG CATCTCTTAAACTGTGGCAGTCTCGCCTCAGCCGGGTCATGTACTCCATGGCCaactgtctgctgctgatgaag gacTATGTTCTGGCCGTGGAGACCTATCACTCCATCATCCAGTATGAACCTCAGCAGAGAGTGCAGCTGCTCAGTGGTATAGGACGCATCTTCTTGCAG ATCGGAGACGTTAAAACAGCAGAGAGGTACTTCCAGGATGTGGAGGAAGCCTGCCAGATGAAAGGGAGCCAGTCCAGTCACACCACATGCATGCTGATGAACAG ggccTTTGTCTACCTCAGTCAGAACAACTATGCTGAAGCACATGCATCCTTCACTGAAGTCTTGAAAATTGACCCAAAAAACCCTGTT GCCAACAACAACGCAGCAGTGTGCCTGCTATACCTGGGCCGTCTGAAGGAGTCCCTGGGCCAGCTGGAGGGTCTGGTGCAGCAGGACCCCGCGCTCTACCTCCATGAGAGCGTCCTCTTCAATTTGACCACCATGTATGAGCTGGAGTCGTCTCGCAGCACCCAAAAGAAGCAGGCTCTGCTGGAGGCCGTGGCCTGTCGGGAGGGGGACAGCTTCAACACACAGTGCCTGAAACTAGTCTAA